From one Natrinema saccharevitans genomic stretch:
- a CDS encoding AMP-binding enzyme, producing the protein MIITSGYRVSPQEVEGAIADHPAVADAAVIGVPDDERGTVPKAFVVTTDEDRQTPELKERIGDRVKDGLAPYEYPRTIEFVDELPKTSTGKVRRQTLRERAGITDS; encoded by the coding sequence GTGATCATCACGTCGGGGTACCGCGTAAGCCCCCAAGAGGTCGAGGGGGCGATCGCGGATCACCCCGCCGTCGCGGACGCCGCGGTGATTGGGGTCCCCGACGACGAGCGGGGGACGGTGCCGAAAGCGTTCGTCGTCACGACCGACGAGGACCGACAGACGCCCGAACTGAAAGAGCGGATCGGGGACCGTGTCAAGGACGGACTCGCGCCCTACGAATACCCGCGGACGATCGAATTCGTCGACGAACTCCCGAAGACGTCTACCGGCAAGGTACGCCGTCAGACGCTGCGCGAGCGAGCGGGGATCACGGATTCGTAA
- a CDS encoding acyl-CoA synthetase: MGDGAFDGDVTVDDYDAVRDRSDDFETGETHPNDPYTLTYTSGTTGPPKGVLSAHRGPIELYAYTEYVVDLRPDDVYLVAASPSWSYGLNMGTIMSGIRGTAIGCYCGEFDPHTFFETLEEWDVDNAMVPPTALRQARAAGMDLEEYDIDLRVLISAGESLDEETVVWCEEGLGAPPQDAYGLTEVGMAICNFAFDDWDVKPGSMGKVTPGEEVALVDEDGDRVEQGEVGEIAIERDEDARGSYWGRPEATLETFTGRWLRTGDLARRDEDGYYWYVSRADDVIISAGYRIGPAEVEETLLDHPAVEEAAVVGVDHETRGEIVKAYVTLVGDHEPGDDLGEELQEFARSELSKHEYPREVEFLDELPKTASGKIKRSALEE; this comes from the coding sequence GTGGGCGACGGCGCCTTCGACGGCGACGTGACGGTCGACGACTACGACGCGGTCCGGGACCGCTCCGACGACTTCGAGACCGGCGAGACGCATCCGAACGATCCCTATACGCTGACGTACACGTCCGGGACGACCGGCCCGCCGAAGGGGGTCCTCAGTGCGCATCGCGGCCCGATCGAACTGTACGCGTACACGGAGTACGTCGTCGATTTGCGGCCGGACGACGTCTATCTCGTCGCCGCGTCGCCGTCGTGGTCGTACGGACTCAACATGGGAACGATCATGTCCGGGATCCGCGGGACGGCGATCGGGTGCTATTGCGGGGAGTTCGATCCCCACACGTTCTTCGAGACTCTCGAGGAGTGGGACGTCGATAACGCCATGGTCCCGCCGACGGCGCTCCGGCAGGCGCGGGCCGCCGGGATGGATCTCGAGGAGTACGACATCGACCTCCGGGTGCTGATTTCGGCCGGCGAGTCGCTGGACGAGGAGACCGTCGTCTGGTGTGAGGAGGGGCTGGGCGCGCCGCCTCAGGACGCCTACGGACTGACCGAGGTCGGCATGGCGATCTGTAACTTCGCGTTCGATGACTGGGACGTGAAGCCGGGGAGTATGGGGAAGGTGACGCCGGGCGAGGAAGTGGCGCTGGTGGACGAGGACGGCGACCGCGTCGAGCAGGGCGAGGTCGGCGAGATCGCGATCGAGCGCGACGAGGACGCGCGGGGATCCTACTGGGGGCGACCCGAAGCGACCCTCGAGACGTTCACGGGCCGCTGGCTCCGGACCGGCGATCTGGCGCGGCGGGACGAGGACGGCTACTACTGGTACGTCAGCCGGGCCGACGACGTCATCATCTCGGCGGGCTACCGGATCGGCCCCGCGGAGGTCGAGGAAACGCTCTTGGACCATCCCGCGGTCGAGGAGGCCGCGGTCGTCGGCGTCGACCACGAGACCCGCGGCGAGATCGTCAAGGCGTACGTCACACTCGTCGGCGATCACGAGCCCGGCGACGACCTGGGCGAGGAACTGCAGGAGTTCGCGCGGTCCGAACTCTCGAAACACGAGTACCCCCGCGAGGTCGAGTTCCTCGACGAACTTCCCAAGACCGCCAGCGGCAAGATCAAGCGGTCCGCGCTCGAGGAGTAA